In Hyperolius riggenbachi isolate aHypRig1 chromosome 1, aHypRig1.pri, whole genome shotgun sequence, the genomic window ACACCAGGCACATACGACATCAAACACCTGCCACGCGATGGCACTCAGTGTGACAGCAGTGCACaggggagacagcagaggagaccaGGAGCTACAGCAGCAGGATAGGTGAGATTTATGCCAGTGGGGCattacatttgggggggggggcggaattgATGGCGTTGTGAGGCtgattcctgatagatttcaagctgaaatctgtTGGGAATCAGCCTGGGGTGTATGGGcacccaacagatctctctccgatctaaTTTGAAcagagagagacctgtcttttgatCGATCTGTATGAGCACCTTTACATAGCTAACaccaacaggggcgtagcaatcggggttgcaactgcatcggggcccttgggccacaggggccccgaagggccctccctcaactacagtattagctctctattggtcctgtgctcataataatcacttctatagatactttgaatagtggtaatcattaacaaactgttccccatccccttcttgcacctctgacactgtagttgcctttggcaggttttggtgcgccgtatcaattgttctatatagagttcttgggggccccaatgtaaaactgtatcagggcccacagctccttagctatgccactgaactGAACACCAAGTGAATTAAATAAACAAAACACCATTTGTGAAAGAATGATTCTTGCTGTGTACACCAGTAATCAGCTTTTATCAATAAGCCTCCCTCTGCCCACACTTTCTTTCATGGAAAAGACGTGGCTGTACAGTATATTGATATGAGCTTTCCAGTGAGTATTATTCACCATAATTGCTTTGCTAATTGCTTGCAGTACCCTCCTTCCACCTCTGGGCGCCTCAGCAAAACAGCGGctggtcagtggtcacatgatcacGCGCGGCGTCACATGACTTGCTTGTCAAGATGGCGGCGTCCAGCAGCTTGCAGTGGAATGATAGAGCAGAGATGCTGCAGAGGAGACTGGAAGGGCTGCGGGAGTCAGGCAGTAACGGTGAGACACGGACTTGTTTATATATAGGGTGACATTCTCTAGATTTGCACGTAATGATGAGAGGAGAGAGGGCATGTAAACCAATGAAGGAGGCAGCTGGGTGTGGTCTGCTCGGCTAAGATCTATAGAAGTTCAGGTGCAGCCATAGGCATTTGACAGCTTGCTGCTTTTTTTCAATAGAATCAGGCAGGTAGTCCAGGTGCTTATGTTCTCCCTCTCTATGTAATTTTAGTTCAAGGAAGGAGAAACTTGATCAAAATACTGAGAAGATGTAATGTATGTGATGGTCCATCAAACCAAAGGGTACTTCTGGTTATCCTATGAAAGCATATATTCTGATTGATTTATAACCTTACTAGGCAATCAATACACAGTGGAAATATTTTTACTAGGGAATATATGAATTTGGTGGAATTTTCCTGCTGGGACATGTCCCAGAATTAGGGTCCTCCATCCCAGGCTCAAATATGTTCCAGCCAACGTCCCCAGTGGGCCTGCTGAATGTCCCAGCCACTGGACTCTAAGGCTGCGTAATTGGCTCCCCTGTCTCCTGAAAACAGTGGCTTCTCCACAGATCAGAGAAGTAGCTTGAGTGGGTGCAACTCTAACTACCTGTCTTTCTTCTTTTGAGTCTCCCACTTAGCTGTTTGTGGGTAGCGCACTTAATTTTGTGAAGGAGGGCTCACACTGCTGAAAGGATACTAGATACGAAAACATCTGGTGAAAACTAAACCTGTATTGGGTAGGGGGGCATAATGAAATACCGCGCCTCCTGTTCCCCTCTGTCCCCCGCCACTCTGCTTTGGTCCATTCTGTTGTCCTGGGTGACTTCGAcgtctccaaacctggacatactGCAGTGCGCATGCGCTGTATGCTGTTCTGCTCCCCTGTGTAGTGACGTTACAGGACAGGAGCGCACTCGCTCCTGCTTCCCGACGTGTGCGCTGATTGTATACGTGGGGGGAACAAGCTCGCACCTGTCTTGTGACGTCACAGGGGAGTAGAacagacatactgcgcatgcgtggcacccgccaccaccagctagtttcgttttcgccgACAGAGATTTGGCGGGGTACTGCACAGGCCTTGCCACCTGTATTCTTCTTCGCTTTCTCATCCACAATATCATCCTGTgcagggcgctattgcggaccaGAACTTGACGAAGGATACACCTGGCCAGGCCTGTTggcgaaaatgaaactagctagtggcgggggaccagaggacctgtgagtgactgcgagggcacaggatggctgcaggggcctagtagaagccccaggtaagtaaaaaaaaaatttcaatcctGGCTTAAGTATCCTTTGAAGCcactaaaaataaatatttatatcagtaGAGGGATGCTTCAAGAGGTTTCCTTGAACCATCAAGACCCCTCTGCTGCCAGCCGGGACCCTATTCTTTGTGGccacactgtgcctgcgcaagtcCTGGCTGTGTCtacgcagtagcacaaagccgcttGTAAACCGGGAAAATCTGTGTATGAGCAGCTTCatgttactgcgcaggcacgcccaGGACTTGCAGGGGTGCAGCGCAGCTCCCACATAAATTGTCAGATATGTTTAGAGTgaccctctggactatccagaggcttccttatactgaggtaagtatcatttttttttttttttaaagtgatactgaagcaactgtttaaaaaaaaaaaaaaaaaagttagatactcgactaaggagagggaaggctctgggtcctaaaatGACTAGTTGTTAGAGTATAATTCGATTGGTACTGAACAAACCTCTCAATGATAACAATATgtttttcaaaaatgaaaaatcttaaaatgtaatgtTCCAAATTATTCTGCAGAACAGATATTCACAACATTTTACAGGTTGTAAAGAACTGAAAATGGTCATTTGTTGAATTTGCAGCATTAGGAGGtcatatttactgaaatcaaaactgtACTGtatttcaatcaaaaacatcttaACAGATCAAGTTGCATATTAACATAGTCTCCCTTATTTGATAGCAGCTTCACAATTCTTGCATTCATTGAACTTGCAGAAACATTTTTGGGAGAGTTTCAGCTTTAATGTCTTTGCAGGAAGTCTGAATAACCTCAGAGCTGttgtttggatgtaaactgcctcccactCTCATAGATCTTTTGCTTGAGGGTTCTccataggattgaggtcaggagaggaagggggccacaccatgagtttctctcCATTTATGCTGATAGCAGCCAATGATGCAGAGGTGTTCCTTGCAGATCAAGATGGTgcattgtcatgcatgaagatgATTTTGTCACAGAAAGCACGGTTCTTCTTTTTGTACCATGGAAGAAAGTGGTCAGTCAGAAACTCAACATACTTTTCAGAGGTTATTTTCAAACCTTCAGAACCTTAAAGGGACCGACCAGCGCTCTCCCCATGATTCTAGCCCAAAacatgactccccccccccccccccacattcttACTGATGTTAAAGCCTTGTAGGGACATGGTGGCTGTCCACCACTGGACCATCTAGGGTTGCACAGCACTCATCAGTACTCCCTGGGTTACCCCTGTATGCACAATGTAGTGTGTCCCCACATATTTCACAAAAACTTAACTGTGTTCATTATACCGTTAAAAGATTTGTAGCTGACTCGGAGCACACATGGGTTTGTGCAGGCAAAAACATCAGATTAAGagagcagctgctaaaatgcTATTACAAAGCAACAAACAGGTATTTGAAGCTGACTGTGCCTCTCAAGTACTGCAGTCAGCTCTGGTGAATTCACCAGTCACGCTCCACTGCACTCCCCCTCCCCAAATCGCGCTCCCCTCATTCACACTTCTGTACTAAGGAGTATTCTGCGCATGCAGAGTTTGCTAGGACTGTAATTGCACTGATGCAGAACATTCCCGGGCCATGAGAGCAATCGGAGGGCCTGTGCGAGTGGACGTGCGCAGTGGAGCATGACTGGGGAATTCAATCGCGCTGACTGCGAGACAACAGAGCGGCTCGGGAGGATCCGAGGGAACCCACAgcttacagggggctggaggaagccccaggtaagaataaaTACTTGTCTTTATTTGAACTCTAGTTTCCTTTAaactctgttttgtgttttttttttccccctttgctTTACAGACCCGCTTTTACTAAAAGCTTCTACAACGCTGCACAGTATGAAGGAAACCTGCTCAAAGGATGCACAGAATTGGGACACGCTGCCTTGTTTGCGCCTGTACAGCCAGGTAAAGCATCCTATAGTGGCCTACCCgtatttatacacattattaaagtgtacccggggcggcgcagggggggcagatggaccacagaggcatgttccctgctctgtgccctgccgctgtgccccccACGCTGCTCTCCTGCATAAGGCCCACTCTGGCATTAGGAATGCCCCTTCCCTAGCTAATTGACCAGCTCGGCCTTTCGAATGCCGCTCACACACCTCCCTCTGTGCTCTGTGTTAGGACAGAAGAATGCTCCCCCTTCCTCCGGCCAGGTAGCattcttttttttctaacataactctccacctcgggttcactttaaattatattTCCAGTTCTACTATCttctaaataaataaatctctatCAAATACTTTCTGTATGTTATACCTGACCTGAGACAGAGGTATGTTCACGCTGGATCTAGACACCTCTGCGCATTGTCCGTTCCTTTCCCAGGCCCCGTAGTCCCTTTTTGCTGGGGTaatattttcagacaggaagaggcagtacAGTGTACATAAACACTATGCCTTATAAATGGCTCACAATGTTGGGCGGAGAActcgctgaatatgcaaatgtctGCTCATCCAGGACGTGGAATGGACTGCAGACTACTCAAACTCGCTAGCCATCAATCAGCCAGCAGCTAATTCATTTGGAAGCTGCCAGATAACTAATTGTCAAATAGCAAGTTTCATTTGCTATCCACAGTTCCCTCTTCTTGCGTGAGGGGAAATATGCTTGTTGGCTAAAttcttaaagtgggatgaaactcaaatTTAATTTGTGGTCTAAATTATTAAAGTGTATTTGAGATGGTACACTAGcccgtatttatacttacctggcgcttcctccagccccatgaacagTGTGGCCTCCCTCGCTGGCCCCTCCGTCCTGGCGCTATGACTCCGGCCAGTTGCcagcttctgcgcatgtatggcTTAGCCATGCACACACCTGCTGCTCTCCCGTCCccagagcattctgcgcctgggcAATActactgcacagaacgctccaggggaTGTGCGCACATGCCCAGAAGCCTGCGCTGCCTGGATGATCAGGAGGTATTGCAGGAGAATGGAAGGACCAaagaggacggcaagggaagCCACGGTGCCCAtgcgtctggaggaagccccaggtaagtataaataggggctagcgtatgcactgtgtacagttagatgcagggctgtggagttggagtcgaggagtcggagttggggcaattttgggcacctggagtcggagtcgtgcttTCATAAACTTCGgaatcgggtgatttttgtacaaaatccacagccctgttaaatattagattatggagtcgaggagtcggagtcagggccattgtggtttcgtaaactgaggagttggagtcggaagatttttgtaccgactccacagccctggttagatgaacatataaagtttacatctagcACATCGTAGTGGagagaactcgatggacgtattcctttttttcaacccaaataactatgtaactcccATTATATGTGTAATAGCACCCCcatctttctcctcatgctgatgCCTTACATGTACaccctcagcattgtgtcctcccctccagcctggttcCCTCTCAACTTATTAGTTTTAAAGAAAACTGTCgtttttatagtttaaaaaattGCTAAAGCCCTTTGACTGGTTTCCAAGGTACTAAAAGGGTTAACACACAAGATTTTCATGTAATTTAGCTTTTAATTGATAAGCTCCATTCTGGACAGAATTATCAGATTGTGCTGGATGTATACTGAGCAGTGAAAACAAGGTAGGACATTTTCTGTTGTATCCAGGGGGAGGCAGAGCactttctctcctttatttgctcagCAATCACTTAGGGTTCTTTTTCACTGTGCGCATTGTGCTGCTGAAAAGTTGCCCCACACATTGTGATGATCTTGTCCATTGTGATGATATGCATGGACACAGTGTGTAAGGGCTCTTAAAGGACACCAACTGTGTTTGTATGTATCTGAAGTTTGATAACTTCTGCTAGAATCCTGTTACTGTTTTACTTACTCAGTAAATGTTTCTTCTTCAGGCTATATTAGATATGACTTATTATGAAGAGAATCGGCTGGTGGATGAGGAGTTTCTGGAGAATGATTCCCTGCAGAAAGTCAGAGAACTTATTCAGATCATTTCAGAGCCGGAGAGTCTCACAGAAGAAGGTCACAGCTGTGGACAGGTGATCAGGAGGTTATCCTGTGATTCTTGTCCCATCTATGCAATCTGCCCATATGAAACAAATCTGCTCTGTGTTATGATCAGTGAGCAACTTTGGAAAACATTTTGTAATGTGTTTGGATAGTGTGGAGAAAGGTTCAGGCCCCTTACACTTGCAGGTTAAACCTGCGTTGTAATACCCTATTTTACAGCAAGGGCTGCAAAAGCAATAAAAGTCTGTGGAAATGTTCACACTTGTCGTGGTGCAGCGAAAGTATCTGAGCTGGCACAAGGGCGGCAGGGCATTACAGCAAACGCCACACTTAAtgcacggtgcttggggtaatggaattCTATGGCCGACACAGTACGTGTAAACTACGGTGCACAATccaatgggaatcccagtgacaaacTTCCTGCACAGCATGCCAGGTAcgctacatttcccagcatgctccaGCGGCCGGGTACACAACATCTTCCAAGCTGCACCAGCGACCGGggacactacatctcccaacatgcaccTGCGGCCGGGGACGCTGTATCTCCCAACATGCACAAGCTGCTGCGGACGCTGCATCTCTTGACATGCACCAGCAGCTAGGGATGCTACATCTCCCGACATGCACCAGCAGCTAAGGATGCTACATCTCCCGACATGCACCAGCGGCCGGggacactacatctcccaacatgcaccAGCAACCGGggacactacatctcccaacatgcaccAGCAGTCGGGGatgctacatctcccaacatgcaacAGCGGCCGGGGACACTGCATCTGACATGCACCAGCGGCCGGagacactacatctcccagcatgcaccagcggCCGGGGACGCTACATCTCCTGACATGCACCAGCGGCCGGGGACATTACATCTCCTGACATGCACCAGCGGCCGGGGACACTACATCTCCTGACATGCACCAGCGGCCGGGGACACTATATCTCCCGACATGCACCAGCGGCAGGGGGACACTACATCTCCCGACATGCACCAGCGGCCGGGGACACTACATCTCCCGACATGCACCAGCGGCTGGGGACACTACATCTCCCGACATGCCCCGGCGGCCAGTCATGCTTAATCTCACAACATGCACCAGCGGCCGGGCACACTACTTGTCCCGACATACACCAGCAGCCAGGCACACTACTTGTCCCGACATACACCAGCAGCCAGGCACACTACTTGTCCCGACATACACCAGCAGCCGGGGACATGCTGGACATCTCGGGCATGTTGTACTGCGGCATTAACAGTAGCAAGATAAATGCCTTCATATAGACAGAGGTGCTATGGAGCAGCCCCGCATAGGTAAGTCGATCAATGCTGCCTCCCACTAATCACACATCATTTAACCTACTTTACTCACGTTACTCCTATAAGCTGTTTATATTCATTCAGCATCCTTCTGGCTTTCAGAATTAGTCTTGGTTAGTTGGGCTTTTAACATGGATGATCCTCAGTATTACTTATCAGCCTGCGAAAGGGTGGTTTGCCGGATTTTGAATTGGTGGGATATTTTTgataaaatactgtatatggccctttttttatatatgttacggccagaacccgaagtgtggccacttcgggttctggccagccaatgtgcgaagtggccgcagcgcagcggccaatgttagaaatggaatgtttccttttattattaatgtagttttccggccgtctctggccaaatgtagcaaaacagttagttaatttaattaaatgaagCTGGTGGCATTGTAGAAggatgaagccgcccggcttccgctccgcctcctctcctccgcccctgcctctcctccccgatactggcagcggggggacatgcgtgtcccccccagagtcgttcgccgcggcaggcaatcctgtcgttcgtccctgcagagcgggtgctggcagaagcaatgtctgcagcctccccgctctgctttcctggcgccacgaacgactctcggggacacgcgtgtccccgccggctgcccgaagaagagagagagagaggcaggggcggaggagaggaggcggagccgccagcttcatttcattaaattaactaactgttttgctacatttggccggaaaactacattaataataaaaggaaacattccatttctaacattggccgctgcgctgcggccacttcgcatattggccggccagaacccgaagtggccggccagaactagaagtggccacacttcgggttctggccgtaacatatatacttttACTTGATAGAATGATAAAAGAACCATACGTGTGAAGTAAAGTTTATCTGTAATTGCTaatgtgattttgttttttcCAGCGTTTGGTTCTTGATGTGGACATCCTGGAATGTCTCCACTGGAGGAGAGGGGCCTTATTCTACATGTACTGCCATACAGTGGGCGAGCGAGAGGGCTGGACCCTCCAGGACCAGAGGACCTTCCACCAGGTAACTCGCCGGCCGGCAAATGGAAACAACAAAAACTTTCAATCCTTCAAGAGACATACAAATTACTCCAAGCTTCTCTATGCTCtgatcatatttatttccttttaaacaatgtagatTGCATGGCTGTTTTGCTAATCCTCGCTGTTTTGCTAATTCTCTActtcctaatacttttagccatagaacctgaagaagcatgcagatcaggtgtttctgactgaagactGATCtgttttgctgcatgcttgtttcaggtgagtgattcagactatactgcagccaaagagatcagcaggactgccaggcaattggtattgtttgaaaggaaataaatatggaaacctCCATATAATTCAcactttaggttccatttaaataATACCATGCCTGGTATCCTGATGAtctttttggctacagtagtatctgaatcacacacctgaaacaagcatgcagcaaatacagtcagaaacatttgttctgcatgcttgttcaaggtctataagCAAGAGTATTAAAGGCAGGGGAATCAGCAGGACTATTAGACAATTTgtgttgtttaaccatttcagccgccagaGCTAGCAGTGGACACCACGGGGCGCACGATcgcgggatcagtgaaagggaacatggttctcgatctctgatccatgtcccccgcagaaaaaccgaagcgctcacgcgtgatgcttcagttcttctgcccggaaaaatttccgcgtcccccttgtactgccgcttagcgagaagtacaaggagggaaaaccaaaaacaaaggttgccatcttgtggccaaatagtaaaactacatgtacatattttttacattacactcTACAcatttaacaacattaaaaattaactgtagttactacctaagggtctgaactttttaaatatgcatttgaagggggtatactacaaacattttgtaaattataagcttgtaaatagtgatggacgcaaaacggaaacaatgcacctttatttccccaaAAAAATGCTACTTGATTCAGGGGGCTAGCAGGATCAGGTAGTGTCCATTACTGCTGCTcctatggaaaaaaaacatggccgcAACCCGTTGGGTCACAACACTGCAGCTCCTCTGGCTCTGTGTGTCTCAACACAGAGCATAGAGTAGGGAAGCGGGTAAGAGGCAGAGCTGGTAAAGGGGCGTTCCTAACGACGCCAGAGTGGGTGTTTTGCTGTAGggcctctcctgcaagggacgccCTGTGCCCTGTAACTCTACTAACAAGCTGCTTGTCCCTAGTGATGGGCTCTCAAGTAGTTACCTACTTGAatttgtgattcaaatgaggcttaattgcctcagctgtgtggctgggagagagggggttaattacccataagtccgttgtCTTCTATGCGTCCCAAACGTCTTGCACGCATTCTATGGGgtgcgttgcaagactcactaccgcacttccaccttccggcttgaaggaggaagtgggcgGTATTGAGTCTTGCAACACATCCCATAGGCTGCTTGCAAGACATTTGGGACGCAAAGAAGACGTCGgacttatgggtaattaaccctccgtctcccatgcacacagctgaggcaattactgtatattctagCGTAAAAGACTACTttttacccttgaaaatcttctgaaaagtcaggggtcgtcttatacgctgggtgtcattgatgtcgggggatacgccctatcctgttaccgcctctcagatctcactgctgaggactgtagtgaagcggcgcaggcgcacatgtgtgagatctgagaggcagagaaggaggtaactaggatacaagggtgggccagaagggtgaaagagccgtgttttatgggcacagcgcaatctattcttccatgccgctgtgataaacagggaga contains:
- the RIMOC1 gene encoding RAB7A-interacting MON1-CCZ1 complex subunit 1 is translated as MAASSSLQWNDRAEMLQRRLEGLRESGSNDPLLLKASTTLHSMKETCSKDAQNWDTLPCLRLYSQAILDMTYYEENRLVDEEFLENDSLQKVRELIQIISEPESLTEEGHSCGQRLVLDVDILECLHWRRGALFYMYCHTVGEREGWTLQDQRTFHQCLRDGVYYLLKMLKTRSPIQLNEATFQDINTATLLAKGIFSDVHVLALMYCGEMCFWALSYCSDVAAGSDCDAHNKILNFREVGEKVLDTYVSVCEGPLSGQGWNTDNAKRMLEYLRSR